The Gammaproteobacteria bacterium genome includes a region encoding these proteins:
- a CDS encoding FkbM family methyltransferase, translating into MRIKTSIKRRLHGLKKVKWEVRNYDGANFILNPINYVDRRICFDGGYEKKQRDIFLSLVKETGCRSFIDVGANFGLYSCIVAHKFDDMDICAFECDRRNYAHLLGNLRINEILDRVSTHFVAAGSFNGHVKFAEAGPKNTGSSRVVQNGEGFVTVEQVRLDDYLNEIRLPCAVKIDVEGGEVGVLEGMDKLLKN; encoded by the coding sequence ATGCGTATTAAAACAAGTATTAAAAGACGATTGCATGGTCTAAAAAAAGTAAAGTGGGAAGTGCGTAATTATGATGGAGCTAATTTTATCCTCAATCCGATTAATTATGTAGATAGACGGATATGTTTTGATGGAGGCTATGAAAAAAAACAGAGAGATATATTTTTGTCTTTAGTAAAAGAAACGGGATGTCGTTCATTTATTGATGTTGGGGCAAATTTTGGCCTGTATTCATGTATTGTTGCACATAAATTTGATGATATGGATATTTGCGCATTTGAGTGTGACAGAAGAAATTATGCCCATCTTTTGGGAAATTTACGCATCAACGAAATTCTTGATCGGGTCAGCACACACTTTGTTGCTGCAGGGTCTTTTAATGGACATGTAAAATTTGCGGAAGCTGGACCTAAAAATACAGGCTCATCAAGGGTTGTTCAAAACGGAGAAGGTTTCGTCACTGTTGAGCAGGTTCGGCTGGATGACTATTTGAACGAAATAAGGCTACCGTGCGCCGTAAAAATTGATGTCGAAGGTGGAGAGGTTGGTGTTCTGGAGGGAATGGACAAGTTGCTGAAGAAT